GCCCGCCACCAGCCCCAGCACCGTGCCCAGGATGCGCTGCCACAGGAAGCGCCGGGTGGCGCCGAAGCTGGGCCGGCACACGAACAGGCTGGTCAGCAGGATCCAGTAGCCCTGGGTGGGGTGGATCAGGTGCAGTAGCGCATAGCCGGCGACCAGGGTGGCAGCCAGCCGCACGGCATGACGGAACACCGGGGAGCGCGGGGTCAGCTGCGCCTGCAGGCGCTCCGCCACGTCGCCCAGGCCGTGGGGCGTGCGGTCATGGAGCGCATCATCGTCCCCCCACGCCGCGCTCGGGGTGGCGAGCACCGGCCAGGGCCCGTCCCAGGGTCGCCAGGTTATCGGCCACGGCCTCCAGGGCGGGCAGCAGCGGCTGGCGCTCGGCGGGCAGCGTCCCCCGCAGGTGCGCCAGGGAGGCCTCCAGGTCGACCAGCGCCTGCTCGCTGGGGGCCAGGTCGAAGGAGCGCTTGAGCAGCAGGCCCCGGGCCAGGGTCCGGCACGCCTCGCCCTGGGCCTGGAGCACCCGCTGGACGCGGAACAGCACGTCGTGGTGGAAGAAGGCCTCGGCCAGCTCGGCGTAGGGGGAGTGGGAGGAGCTGGCCCGCTCGTGGATATCCTGGGCGATGAAATAGAGGCGCAGGTAGCGCGCCAGCCGCGGTGAGGCGCGCTGCCCCTCCAGGCGCCGAAAGAGGCGCTCCTTGGCGTCGTTGAGGGCCTCCACCACCCGGCCGTTCTGGCGCGCCAGCTCCAGGCGCCGGCTCTCCACGTCCAGTCCGCGCAGCGGCTCGAAGAGCGCCGCCTTGAGGCCGAGGTAGCGGGCCAGCTCGCGGTAGACCCGCGCCATGGCCAGCTGCAGCGGCTGACGCGAGAAGAGCGCACACCACGCCACCGAGATCGCCCCGTACCAGGCGGCGCCGCCCACCAGCAGCGCCGGCTCCCGCCACAACTCACCCAGCGCCGGGCTGCCGCGCTGCTCGAGGCTGATCAGGGTGTAGATGGTCAGGATCAGGGTGGCGTTGGCGATGGTCGCATAGCGCTGGCTGACCGCGCCGAGCATGGTCATGCCGAAGGCCGCCAGGCCCAGGGTCACCGCCAGGGGCCAGGGGTGCGTGAAGAGCAGTTCCATCGCCAGGGAGGCCAGCACAAAGCAGGCCAGGGTGACCAGCAGGGCGGCAAGCCGGCCGGGCCAGTCATCATCGGTCTCGGCCAGGGCACTGGCGATGGCGCCCAGGAACAGCGGAATCAGGCTGGCCATGTCGCCACGCCACCAGCACAGCAGCGTGATACCGGCCAGGGCGATGAAGACCCGCAGGCTGTAGGCGGCGGGCTCGAGGGTCCAGAAGCGGCGCAGGACCAGGGAGGGGGACATGGCGGGCACGAGTCTCCCGCGCTCAGAGGTGGCGCAGCAGCTTCTGCAGGCGCTGGAGATCGGCGGCGTCGCCGACCAGGCGCACGCGCCCCTCCATCATGCCGTCGAGGAAGGCCTGCTGGGTCGGCTTGCGCAGCACCTCGAGTGCGGTGGCCGCATCTGCGAAGCGTAGCTCCAGGTCCAGGTCCACCGGCAGGCCGCGACCATGCTCGATACCGCGGGGCGACATGCGATAGTGGCGGGCGATGGAGAGGTCCTCGGTGGCGACCCCCCAGTCGAGGCCGCGCATCTCGCCGAGCAGCTCGCGGAAGCGAGGGTTGCGACGCAGGGCGCGGCCGAGCAGCCAGCCCAGCACCCAGAGCATCAGTTTCAGCTTCATGTCATCACCACCGGAGCCCTGGAGGGTGGAAACAAAGACGCCTGGCGCCGGAACCTGGCCAGGCGTCCCGGGGTTACTTTCCCGGGGTTACTTGGCGACGGCGTCCTTGAGGCCCTTGCCCGGCTTGAAAGCCACCGTCTTGCTGGCCGGAATGATCAGCGGCTGGCCGGTCTGGGGATTCTTGCCGGTGCGTGCGGCGCGCTCGCGCACGGCGAAGGTGCCGAAGCCGATCAGCGAGACATCCTGCCCCTGGGAGACACTCCCGGTGATCTCGTCGAGGATGACATTGAGGACCTGGCTCGCCTTGTCCTTCGACAGGTCGGCACGCTCGGCAATCGCCGCCGCGAGTTCTGGTTTACGCATACAATCCTCCTGGTGTGGCACGGGATCCCGGCGCATGGCTCGGGACGTTGTTGTCATGGCAGACGGCGCCCGGCGTTCGCCCGGTGATGGATCGGGCGACGGACGAGTGGCGTCGCAGGGTGCGCTGCGGCGACCGCCTCGGGCCGCCATCGCCGACCTAGCCTAACAACGCCGGCGCAGCCCGCGCCAGTTCGACTTTCCGACGCACGCAGGCCCCTGTCAACGCAAATCCGATCAAACGTCCGTCCTCGGCCTCCGCCAGGGCCGTGAGATCCCCCCCTTCGCCCTCGATCCGCCAGCGTGCCGGAGCGCGCGTAGGCGGTAGTGCCACCACCGGCAGCAGCGGCGTCTTGACCAGCACCGGCCAGGCTCCGTAATGCACCGGGGTGGGGGTGCCAGTCAGGGTCCGGGCCAGGGCCTTGGCGCCGGCCTGCAGGGGCTGCACATACATGGCGTTGAGGCCATCGACGCAGGCCACATCGCCCAGCGCGAAGACCTCCGCCACCGAGGTGGCCAGGGTACGATCGGTATGGATGCCCGCGGCGCTCACCTCGAGGCCCGCCGCCTCGGCCAGCGCGGTGCGGGGCGACAGGCCGGTGGCCAGCAGGACCAGGTCGGCCCCCACGGCCTCACCACCCTCGAGACACACCCGCGCCTCGCTACCTTCGGCCTCGAGGCTCGCGACTCCAACGCTCAGGTGCAGGTCCATGCCGGCCTCCCGGAAGGCCTCGCCCAGCGCTCGACCCAGTGGTTCGGGAAGCAGGCGCGGCAGCGGCGTGGCCTCCGGCGCCACCAGGCTCACCCGGTGACCGCCGGCCAGCAGGTCATTGGCGAACTCGCAGCCCACCAGGCCGGCACCGATGATGACGACCCGCGCCGGCCGGCCCAGGCCGCTCAACGCGGCATGGAAGGCGCGGTAATCGTCCAGGTCGTTGACCGTCATCACCCGCCCGGCCAGCGCCTCGGGCACCCGGAAGGGCGACACCGGCGCCGCCCCGGTGGCCAGCACCAGCGTCCCATAGGCCAGCCGCTCCTCGCCGATGCACAGGGTGCGGGTCGCCGTATCGATGGCCTCGACCCGGGTCTGGGTGCGCACTACGGCGTTCAGCGACTCGGCGGTCGCGAGGGCGCCGCGGGTGGCCAGCCGTTCGGGCGGCAGGCCCTTGGCGAAGCCGGTGGAGAGCAGCGGCTTGGCGTAGTCGTCGCCGGCATCGGCGGTGATCAGGGTCACCGGCCGTTCGGCATCCAGGGCACGCAGCTGGCGCAGCAGGCCGAGGCCCGCCATGCCGCTGCCGAGGATGGTCAGGGGGGCACTCATGGCTCTCCTCGTCGAGGAAGGGGGATGGTGGCGCATGGTACACTACCCGGCCTCAAGGATGGACACGGAGCCCGTGGTGCCCGATTCCTCACGTCACGCCCTGGCCGGCCCGGCGCGCTGGCTGCCGCTGGCCGCCGCACACCCCGCCATGAGCCCCGTCTGGCGGCGCTGGGTCGGCTCCCGGGATTCGCTGACCCTGCGCCTCACCGAGGCCGGCCGGCCGCGCCCCTTCCGGGTCCAGCTGCTCGACCAGCGCACCGGCACCCCGCGGCGCGACGAGGCGAAAGCCCTCGGCCTGCCGCCGGGACGCCAGGCCTGGCTGCGCGAGGTGGCGCTGTGCCTGGACGAGGCGCCCTGGGTAGTGGCGCGTTCGGTGGCCCCCCTGGAGGGTCTGCCCGCCCATGACCTGGGGCATCTCGGCGAACGCTCCCTGGGCTCCTGGCTGTTCCGCCAGCCGGACCTCGCACGCGGCGAGATCGAGGTGACCCGCAGCCCTGCCGGCTTCCATCCGGGCCGCGGCCCCTGGGGGCGCCGCTCGCTGTTTCGCCACGGCGACTTCCGCGTCCTGGTGCAGGAGTGGTTCCTCGACGCCATGGCGGATGACCTCGGCCTGCCTTCGCGCTAGGCTCTGGGGTTCCCGATGCCCAAGGGCGCCGGTAGCGCGCCTCCCCGAAGACGTATCGCCGGAACAGCCCCGTCCGCGCATCCCCCCACCCCACACCCACTACGAGGTAGAGATGGACCGCTCCCTGATGCGCCCCACGGGCCTGGCCCGGGTACCCGACTTCCTGCGCCTGATGCGGCTCGACCGCCCCATCGGCACCTGGCTGTTGATGTGGCCCACCCTGTGGGCGCTGTGGGTGGCCGCCGAGGGCCTGCCGGAGCGCCACCTGCTGCTGATCTTCATTGCCGGCGTCTACCTGATGCGCGCCGCCGGCTGCGTGGTCAACGACTACGCCGATCGCCACTTCGACGGCCACGTCAAGCGGACCCTGGACCGCCCCCTGGCGACCGGTCGCATCAGTGAAGGCGAGGCCCAGGCGCTGTTTCTGCTGCTGGTGGCCGCGGCCTTCGTGGTGGTGCTGTTCACCAACCTGTTCACGATCCTGCTGTCGATCGGAGGCCTGGTCCTCGCCTTCATCTACCCCTTCATGAAGCGCTACACCCACCTGCCCCAGCTCTTTCTGGGGGCCGCCTTCTCCTGGGCGATCCCCATGGCCTTCGGCGCGGTGCTCGGCCATGTGCCCTTCGAGGCGTGGCTGCTGTTCGCCGCCAACGTGGTGTGGACCGTGGCCTACGACACCCAGTACGCCATGGTCGATCGCGACGACGACCTGAAGATCGGCATCAAGTCCACCGCGGTGCTGTTCGGCGCTGCCGACCGTTTCATGATTGGCCTGCTGCAGATCCTGACGCTGCTGCTGCTGGCCTGGGCCGGGGCACGACTCGCCCTGGGCGGCTTTTTCTGGCTGGGCCTTATGGCCATGGCCGCCACCTTTGTCTGGCAGCACTGGCTGATCCGCGAGCGCGAACGCGAGCCCTGCTTCCGAGCCTTCCTCAACAACTACTGGTCGGGGCTGCTGGTGTTCGCCGGCATCGCCCTGAGCCTGTGGCCGGGGCTCGCGTAGGGAGTTCGTGTAGGTAGGGAGTTCGTGTAGGTAGAGAGTTCGCGCTGTCGGTTCGCGGGTGCCCCTGTCACGCGAGTGTCATAATGCCATGATGGAATCGTCAGCAAACCGTCATTGACCCGAGGCTTCAGGATGACCGCCAAAACCGTACTGATCGTCGACGATGAGGCGCCGATTCGCGAGATGATCGCGATGGCACTGGAAATGGCCGACTATCGTGTGCTCGAGGCGGACAACGCCCAGACCGCCCACGCCATGGTGGTGGACCACCAACCCGACCTGCTGGTGCTCGACTGGATGATGCCCGGCACCAGCGGCATCGAGCTGGCCCGACGCCTCAAGCGCGAGGAGACCACCGCCGAGCTGCCGATCATCATGCTCACCGCCAAGGGCGAGGAGGACAACAAGATCCAAGGGCTCGAGTCCGGCGCCGACGACTACATCACCAAGCCCTTTTCGCCCCGCGAGCTGGTGGCCCGCCTCAAGGCCGTGCTGCGCCGCGCCACGCCGCGTGGCGTCGAGGATCCGGTGGAGGTGGACGGCCTGCTGCTCGACCCGGTCAGCCACCGGGTCAGCGCCGACGGCCAGGGGCTCGAGATGGGACCCACCGAATACCGCCTGCTGCAGTTCTTCATGACCCACCAGGAGCGCGCCTACACCCGCAGCCAGCTGCTCGACCAGGTGTGGGGCGGCAATGTCTACGTCGAGGAGCGCACCGTCGACGTGCATATCCGCCGCCTGCGCAAGGCACTGGGCGAGCGCCACCAGCACCTGGTGCAGACGGTGCGTGGCACCGGCTACCGGTTCTCCGCCAAGGCTTGATGTGAGGCTCTGGAAGCGCGAGCTATGGCGCCTTCTCCTGCTCGCCGGCCTGGGCCTGCTGATCGGCTGGCCGCTGGGCGCCCCGGGCGCCGGCCTGGCCCTGGGGCTGGCGCTGTGCCTCGCCTACCACCTCCATCAGTTGCGCAGCCTCTATCGCTGGCTGACCCATGACACCCAGGCGGAACCGCCAGCGGCCGGGGGGTTGTGGGGCGACCTGATGGACCGCCTCTACCGCTATCAGAAGGGCCAGCGCATCACCCAGGGCCGGCTGCTCAGCACCCTGCGACGCATCCAGGAGTCCTCCGAGGCGATGCGTGACAGCGTGGTGATGCTCGATCGCCACGGCGACATGGAGTGGTGGAACAGCGCCGCGGAGCAGATGCTGGGGCTCAAGCCGGCCCTGGATCGCGGCCACCATATCACCAACCTGCTGCGCGACCCGCGCTTCGTCGACTACTTCCACCGCCGCGACTACCGCGACCCTCTCACCCTGCCCTCGCCCATCGACGAGCGCATGATCCTGCAGTTCCAGATCACCCTCTACGGCGACGACGAGCGCCTGGTGATGGCCCGGGACATCACCCGCCTGCACCGCCTGGAGGAGATGCGCCGCGACTTCGTGGCCAACGTCTCCCACGAGCTGCGCACGCCGCTCACGGTGCTCGCCGGCTATCTGGAGACCTATGCCGACCAGGCCGAGCTGCTGCCGCCCCGCCTGGGTCGCGGCCTCTCGAGCATGCAGGAGCAGACCGCGCGCATGCAGAACCTGGTCCAGGACCTGCTGCTGCTGTCGCGGCTGGAGATCGACCGCGGTGGTGCCGACCATATGCCGCTGGACATGGCGGCACTGCTGGAAAGCGTCAAGCGCGACGCCGAGGCGCTCTCCGGCGGGCGCCATACCATCGTGGTGGAGCTCAAGGAGTCGCGTGCCCTGACAGGCAGCGACCAGGAGATCCGCAGCGCCCTCTCCAACCTGGTCTTCAACGCGGTGCGCTACACCCCCGAAGGCAGCCATATCACCCTGAGCTGGCGACCCGGCGCCGAACACGGCGCCTGCCTGGAGGTGATCGACAATGGCGAGGGGATCGACCCAGTGCATGTCCCGCGTCTCACCGAGCGCTTCTACCGGGTCGACAAGGGACGCAGCGCCTCCACCGGCGGTACCGGCCTGGGCCTGGCCATCGTCAAGCACGTGCTGCTGCGCCACGACGCCTACCTGGAGATCGACTCCCGGCCTCACCAGGGAGCGACCTTCCGCTGCCTCTTCCCCGCCACGCGGCTGGCGACCGAGGCCCTCGCCGACTAGCCCCGGCTCAGGCGCTGTGCGCCGGCAAGTTCCGGTAGTGGCCATCCCACATCAGCACCGCGGCGGCCACCGCCCCGGGCAACAGGAAGAGGTTGGCCAGCGGGATCCAGGTGATCAGGGTGACCCCGCCGCCGTAGGTCAGGGTCGGCCACCAGCGCGCCTTCAGGCGGCGACGCATATCGGCGAAGCTCACCTTGTTGTTGTCCATGGGGTAGTCGAGGTAGGTGATCGCCATCATCCAGGCCGAGAACAGCGCCCACAGCAGCGGCGCCACCAGGTTGACCAGCGGAATCCAGCTGAGCACGAACAGCGCCGCCATGCGCGGCAGGATATAGGCGAGCTTGACCATCTCGCGGCCCAGGGCGTCCACCGTGCTCCTGGCCAGGCCACGGTCGTCGAGGGGCGCTCGACCGGTGGCGGCGACCTCCACCTTCTCGGCCAGGAAGCCATAGAAGGGCGCGGCGATGACATGAGTCACCAGGGTGAAAGTGAAGAACACCACCAGCACCAGGCTGATCACGAACAGCGGCCAGATCAGCCACTCCAGCCAGGCGAGCCAGCCGGGCACCATGGCCATCCAGTGGTCCAGCCAACTGCCGAAATTGGCCAGCACGAACCACAGCATGGCCACATAGACCAGCAGGTTCACGACGATGGGAGCAAACACGTAGCGGCGCAGGCCGGCCCCGTAGACCAGGCGGGTGCCACGGGTCAGCGCCGTCAGGGCATCAAGCATTGCAGTTCCTCGCGGGAGCGACGATCAATGAAAGCAGGCCATCGCCTTGGGGCGATGGCCTGCGCTATTGACGATCAATCGTCGCCCGAGGTCAATCCCTGCGCGAGATCGCCTCGGCGTCGAGGTCCTCGGGGTCGATGTGGCGGATGTCCATGCCCTTGACCAGGTAGACCACGTACTCGGCCAGGTTGTTGGCGTGGTCGCCGATACGCTCCAGGGCACGCAGGATCCACATCAGGCTGAGCACCGGCGAGATCGAGCGCGCGTCCTCCATCATGAAGGTCATCAGTGAACGCATGGCGCTCTGGTACTCGTTGTCGACCTCCTCGTCCTCGTGGACCAGCTTGAGCGCCAGCTCGGTATCGAAGCGGGCGAAGGAGGTCAGGGCGTCACGCACCATGCGCCGCACATGCTCGCTGATCATGCGCACCTCGACGAATCCACGGGTGCCGTTGTCACCATCGATCAGCTCGCAGGCATTGCGGGCGATCTTGCTCGCCTCGTCGCCGATGCGCTCCAGATCGGAGCCGGCGCGGATCACCGCCAGCACCAGACGCAGGTCGGAGGCGGTGGGCTGGCGGCGCGCCAGCACCTGGGTACACTCCGCGTCGATCTTGATCTGCATGTCGTTGACCGCGCGGTCGTTGTCGACCACCTGGCGGCCCAACGCGGAATCGCCCTCGAGCAGGGCCGTGACGGCATCCTGGACCTGCTTCTCGACCAGGCCTCCCATCGCCATCAGGTGGGTCTTGAGCTCCTCGAGCTCCTGGTTGAACTGCCGGGAAATATGCTGGCTGTGGATATCGCTGCTGATGTCCATGGGACTCTCCTTGGGGGCCGGACCGGTCAGGTCATGCGCCCGGTGATGTAGTTCTCGGTGCGCCGCAGGCGCGGATTGGTGAACAGCGTCTGAGTGGGGCCATACTCCACCAGTTCGCCCTTCTGCAGGAAGGCGGTGTAGTCGGAGACCCGAGCGGCCTGCTGCATGTTGTGGGTGACCAGCACCAGACTGAGCTGTGACTTGAGGTTGCGGATCAGCTCCTCGATCTTCAGCGTCGAGATCGGGTCCAGGGCCGAGGCCGGCTCGTCGAGCAGCAGCACCTCGGGCTGCACCGCCAGGGTCCGGGCGATCACCAGGCGCTGCTGCTGGCCGCCGGAGAGGGTCCACGCCGAGGCACGCAGGCGATCCTTCACCTCCTCCCACAACGCCGCCGACTGCAGAGCCCACTCGACGGTGTCATCGATCACGCGCCTGCGCATGCCGCCCTGCAGGCGCAGGCCGAAGGCCACGTTGTCGTAGATCGACATGGGGAAGGGATTGGGGGCCTGGAACACCATTCCCACACGGCGCCGCAGCTCCGCCACATCCACCTGCGGGGCGTGAATATCCTGCCCCTCGAGGTGGATCTCACCGCGCCGCACCACCTCATCGTTGAGGTCGTGGAGCCGATTGAGGGCCCGCAGCAGGGTCGACTTGCCGCACCCCGACGGCCCGATGAAGGCCGTCACTCGATGTCGCGGAATGCGCAGCGTGAGATCACGCAGCGCCGGTTTCTCGCCATAGGCAAGGCTCAGGCCGACGATCTCCAAGCTGCTCTCGGAGGCCGCGAAATCGATGATCGGCCCGCTGGCGGCGGGTGACGACGTGAAAACGGACACGAAACAGTCTCTCCCCAGGGCCGGCGCTACCAGCGCGACGGCGCCCCATGACGCGCCCCCAGATGATGACGCAGGAATATTGCAGTCAGGTTAAGCACCAGGATCACCAGCACCAGCAGCAACGCCGTGGCGAAGACCAGCGGCATGGCGGCCTGGACGTCATCGCCATGGAAGGCCGCATCGTAGATGTGGTAGCCAAGATGCATGAACTTGCGCTCAAGATGCAGGAAGGGGAAGTCACCGTCCACCGGCACCTGGGGGGCGAGCTTGGCCACGCCCACCAGCATCAGCGGTGCCACCTCGCCGGCGGCCCTGGCCACGGCCAGGATCATCCCGGTCAGCATGGCCGGCAGGGTCATCGGCAGCACCACCCGGGTCAGCATCTCCATGCGCGTGGCCCCCAGGGCCAGGGCGCCCTCCCGCTGGTGGTCGGGTATCCGGGCCAGCCCCTCCTCGGTGGCCACGA
The Halomonas sp. H10-9-1 DNA segment above includes these coding regions:
- a CDS encoding FUSC family membrane protein; this translates as MSPSLVLRRFWTLEPAAYSLRVFIALAGITLLCWWRGDMASLIPLFLGAIASALAETDDDWPGRLAALLVTLACFVLASLAMELLFTHPWPLAVTLGLAAFGMTMLGAVSQRYATIANATLILTIYTLISLEQRGSPALGELWREPALLVGGAAWYGAISVAWCALFSRQPLQLAMARVYRELARYLGLKAALFEPLRGLDVESRRLELARQNGRVVEALNDAKERLFRRLEGQRASPRLARYLRLYFIAQDIHERASSSHSPYAELAEAFFHHDVLFRVQRVLQAQGEACRTLARGLLLKRSFDLAPSEQALVDLEASLAHLRGTLPAERQPLLPALEAVADNLATLGRALAGARHPERGVGGR
- a CDS encoding HU family DNA-binding protein; translated protein: MRKPELAAAIAERADLSKDKASQVLNVILDEITGSVSQGQDVSLIGFGTFAVRERAARTGKNPQTGQPLIIPASKTVAFKPGKGLKDAVAK
- a CDS encoding FAD-dependent oxidoreductase; translation: MSAPLTILGSGMAGLGLLRQLRALDAERPVTLITADAGDDYAKPLLSTGFAKGLPPERLATRGALATAESLNAVVRTQTRVEAIDTATRTLCIGEERLAYGTLVLATGAAPVSPFRVPEALAGRVMTVNDLDDYRAFHAALSGLGRPARVVIIGAGLVGCEFANDLLAGGHRVSLVAPEATPLPRLLPEPLGRALGEAFREAGMDLHLSVGVASLEAEGSEARVCLEGGEAVGADLVLLATGLSPRTALAEAAGLEVSAAGIHTDRTLATSVAEVFALGDVACVDGLNAMYVQPLQAGAKALARTLTGTPTPVHYGAWPVLVKTPLLPVVALPPTRAPARWRIEGEGGDLTALAEAEDGRLIGFALTGACVRRKVELARAAPALLG
- a CDS encoding chorismate lyase, with translation MPDSSRHALAGPARWLPLAAAHPAMSPVWRRWVGSRDSLTLRLTEAGRPRPFRVQLLDQRTGTPRRDEAKALGLPPGRQAWLREVALCLDEAPWVVARSVAPLEGLPAHDLGHLGERSLGSWLFRQPDLARGEIEVTRSPAGFHPGRGPWGRRSLFRHGDFRVLVQEWFLDAMADDLGLPSR
- the ubiA gene encoding 4-hydroxybenzoate octaprenyltransferase, with amino-acid sequence MDRSLMRPTGLARVPDFLRLMRLDRPIGTWLLMWPTLWALWVAAEGLPERHLLLIFIAGVYLMRAAGCVVNDYADRHFDGHVKRTLDRPLATGRISEGEAQALFLLLVAAAFVVVLFTNLFTILLSIGGLVLAFIYPFMKRYTHLPQLFLGAAFSWAIPMAFGAVLGHVPFEAWLLFAANVVWTVAYDTQYAMVDRDDDLKIGIKSTAVLFGAADRFMIGLLQILTLLLLAWAGARLALGGFFWLGLMAMAATFVWQHWLIREREREPCFRAFLNNYWSGLLVFAGIALSLWPGLA
- the phoB gene encoding phosphate regulon transcriptional regulator PhoB; this translates as MTAKTVLIVDDEAPIREMIAMALEMADYRVLEADNAQTAHAMVVDHQPDLLVLDWMMPGTSGIELARRLKREETTAELPIIMLTAKGEEDNKIQGLESGADDYITKPFSPRELVARLKAVLRRATPRGVEDPVEVDGLLLDPVSHRVSADGQGLEMGPTEYRLLQFFMTHQERAYTRSQLLDQVWGGNVYVEERTVDVHIRRLRKALGERHQHLVQTVRGTGYRFSAKA
- the phoR gene encoding phosphate regulon sensor histidine kinase PhoR, which produces MRLWKRELWRLLLLAGLGLLIGWPLGAPGAGLALGLALCLAYHLHQLRSLYRWLTHDTQAEPPAAGGLWGDLMDRLYRYQKGQRITQGRLLSTLRRIQESSEAMRDSVVMLDRHGDMEWWNSAAEQMLGLKPALDRGHHITNLLRDPRFVDYFHRRDYRDPLTLPSPIDERMILQFQITLYGDDERLVMARDITRLHRLEEMRRDFVANVSHELRTPLTVLAGYLETYADQAELLPPRLGRGLSSMQEQTARMQNLVQDLLLLSRLEIDRGGADHMPLDMAALLESVKRDAEALSGGRHTIVVELKESRALTGSDQEIRSALSNLVFNAVRYTPEGSHITLSWRPGAEHGACLEVIDNGEGIDPVHVPRLTERFYRVDKGRSASTGGTGLGLAIVKHVLLRHDAYLEIDSRPHQGATFRCLFPATRLATEALAD
- the cysZ gene encoding sulfate transporter CysZ, translating into MLDALTALTRGTRLVYGAGLRRYVFAPIVVNLLVYVAMLWFVLANFGSWLDHWMAMVPGWLAWLEWLIWPLFVISLVLVVFFTFTLVTHVIAAPFYGFLAEKVEVAATGRAPLDDRGLARSTVDALGREMVKLAYILPRMAALFVLSWIPLVNLVAPLLWALFSAWMMAITYLDYPMDNNKVSFADMRRRLKARWWPTLTYGGGVTLITWIPLANLFLLPGAVAAAVLMWDGHYRNLPAHSA
- the phoU gene encoding phosphate signaling complex protein PhoU, producing MDISSDIHSQHISRQFNQELEELKTHLMAMGGLVEKQVQDAVTALLEGDSALGRQVVDNDRAVNDMQIKIDAECTQVLARRQPTASDLRLVLAVIRAGSDLERIGDEASKIARNACELIDGDNGTRGFVEVRMISEHVRRMVRDALTSFARFDTELALKLVHEDEEVDNEYQSAMRSLMTFMMEDARSISPVLSLMWILRALERIGDHANNLAEYVVYLVKGMDIRHIDPEDLDAEAISRRD
- the pstB gene encoding phosphate ABC transporter ATP-binding protein PstB, which encodes MIDFAASESSLEIVGLSLAYGEKPALRDLTLRIPRHRVTAFIGPSGCGKSTLLRALNRLHDLNDEVVRRGEIHLEGQDIHAPQVDVAELRRRVGMVFQAPNPFPMSIYDNVAFGLRLQGGMRRRVIDDTVEWALQSAALWEEVKDRLRASAWTLSGGQQQRLVIARTLAVQPEVLLLDEPASALDPISTLKIEELIRNLKSQLSLVLVTHNMQQAARVSDYTAFLQKGELVEYGPTQTLFTNPRLRRTENYITGRMT